Proteins encoded together in one Scheffersomyces stipitis CBS 6054 chromosome 5, complete sequence window:
- the RPS43 gene encoding DNA-dependent RNA polymerase I subunit A43 (go_component nucleus~go_function DNA binding; DNA-directed RNA polymerase activity~go_process transcription), which yields MSVEIKKRTGLAVPEGSNKRRRSIIPVSSNPTNDEGVSQCFYKFSTSLYVSLAPAHLNSPINGLKAQHLDPLIMTYLPKAGGVVLSYSNIKLSEDNSSEDAEGNAITVSKIEGSSPFTFLWITVDFLIWRPQVGDVLEGYIYMQTASHLGLLIHDTFNASIKKYNIPNNWQFIPSQEDEIADAATKSFGYWVDENESKIEGKLKFTVKTIHTSGKVVSVEGTLIKPGAERDAQPIFRERRSSTSSQSGKNKHKKFGDDDSIPTLSEIAEPKDEDEFPAYIKESDNENIDEDSAIVNKSDSDEADNSD from the coding sequence ATGTCTGtcgaaatcaaaaaaaGAACGGGACTTGCCGTTCCAGAGGGCAGtaacaagagaagaaggtcCATCATTCCAGTCAGCAGTAACCCTACCAACGATGAAGGCGTGTCTCAATGTTTTTATAAGTTTTCGACTTCTCTCTATGTGTCGCTTGCTCCTGCTCATCTCAACAGTCCTATAAATGGTCTCAAAGCTCAACACTTGGATCCGCTCATTATGACATATTTACCTAAAGCTGGTGGTGTGGTTTTGTCATACTCCAACATCAAGCTTTCTGAAGACAACTCCAGTGAAGATGCTGAGGGCAATGCCATCACTGTGTCCAAGATCGAAGGCTCTTCTCCATTCACGTTCTTATGGATAACTGTAGACTTCTTGATATGGAGGCCACAAGTCGGAGACGTCTTGGAAGGTTACATTTACATGCAAACGGCTTCCCACTTGGGTTTGTTGATTCATGATACATTCAATGCCTCCATTAAGAAGTACAACATTCCTAACAACTGGCAGTTCATTCCTAGCCaggaagatgaaattgCAGATGCGGCAACCAAGTCGTTTGGCTACTGGGTAGATGAGAACGAGAGTAAAATCGAGggcaagttgaagttcacAGTCAAGACCATTCACACCTCGGGCAaagttgtttctgtagAAGGTACATTGATTAAACCCGGTGCTGAAAGAGATGCTCAGCCTATATTCAGAGAACGTCGTTCTTCCACATCTTCGCAATCGGGAAAGAACAAGCACAAGAAATTTGGTGACGACGATAGCATTCCCACACTAAGCGAGATCGCTGAACctaaagatgaagatgaatttCCAGCTTACATAAAGGAAAGCGACAATGAGAATATTGACGAAGATAGTGCTATCGTCAACAAGTCTGACTCTGATGAGGCCGACAATTCCGattaa